In the genome of Hymenobacter taeanensis, one region contains:
- a CDS encoding M16 family metallopeptidase, whose amino-acid sequence MKKSFLLFLPAIAALSLTQCQTSKPAVTTTSSVPASPAATAPKEYTYQTVEGDPLKARIYTLDNGLTVYLSDYDDAPRIQTYMAVRAGSKNDPHNATGLAHYLEHMVFKGTSRLGTQNWAAEKVELDKIEALYEQYRAQTDPANRKKLYHQIDSVSSVAAKYAVANEYDKVMGAIGAKGSNAYTSVEQTVYQEDIPSNQIEKWAAIQSERLGEMVPRLFHTELEAVYEEKNRGLDSDFRKELEMLNRNLYQKHEYGTQTTIGTIEHLQNPSITEIKKYFGQYYVPNNVALCLSGDLDYDQTIRIIDQYFGKLQSKPVPAYTPAKEAPITAPIVKEVIGPDAENVMLGYRFPGVATRDALVLRMLDKILTNGQAGLIDLNLNQKQVVLSAASFTDINNDYSSHILYATPRQGQKLEQVRDLLLGQLEKVKKGDFPEWLIPAIINNEQLQRTKSYESNEARAGAFVEAFVAREDWKDYLKQFDDFATITKEEVVRVANQYYGPSYVAVYKRTGQDPNKVKVVKPAITPVPVNREVASDFYKQVTSMTSPELQPVFLDYKKDIQETKLASGVPVFYTRNAENNLFNLYYVLDMGTNNDPRLGLAADYLQYLGTGKYSAEQLQQEFYKLGCSFAVSSGQDRIFVSLSGLDSNFEPALQLFESLLNAPKPDAAALQNMVAGELKSRQDAKLNKGVILNQAMLNYAKYGSKNPFTSRLSEKELKALKPEQLTSLIKQIPTYQHRVLYYGPRWVVEANELPVKEKDPMTGKETNVVKQPITSSGPKRGLVSVLDQLHKTPATLKPVPANKDFAEQPMNSRKVYWVDYNMVQAEILFLTKGDIYDKNIVPTVSLYNEYFGGSMGSIVFQELRESKALAYSASSRYANADKLGRSSYNLSYIGTQSDKLPEAMAGMEALLNDMPVAEANLQIAKNAIRNSIATERITKSDVLFNYERAKRLGLDYDVRRDVYEKTQNMSFSDLQKFQQAKVKGQNQTILVIGSKDRLNFKELAKYGQVEQLTLKEIFGY is encoded by the coding sequence GTGAAAAAATCCTTCCTTCTTTTCCTCCCAGCCATCGCGGCGCTTAGCCTTACCCAGTGCCAGACCAGCAAGCCCGCAGTTACTACCACTTCCTCGGTTCCGGCCAGCCCAGCGGCCACTGCGCCAAAGGAATATACGTACCAGACCGTAGAAGGCGACCCGCTGAAAGCGCGCATTTACACCCTGGATAACGGCCTGACCGTTTACCTCTCTGACTACGACGATGCCCCTCGCATTCAGACCTATATGGCGGTGCGCGCGGGCTCGAAGAACGACCCACACAACGCCACTGGTCTGGCGCACTACCTGGAGCACATGGTGTTCAAAGGTACCTCTCGCCTGGGCACCCAGAACTGGGCTGCGGAGAAAGTAGAGCTCGACAAGATTGAAGCGCTTTACGAGCAGTACCGCGCCCAAACGGACCCAGCCAATCGCAAAAAGCTGTACCACCAGATTGACTCCGTGTCGAGTGTGGCGGCCAAGTACGCGGTGGCCAATGAGTACGACAAGGTGATGGGGGCCATTGGCGCTAAAGGCTCCAATGCCTACACCTCGGTGGAGCAGACGGTGTATCAGGAGGACATTCCGAGCAACCAAATTGAAAAGTGGGCCGCGATTCAGAGCGAGCGGCTGGGCGAGATGGTGCCGCGCCTGTTCCATACGGAGCTGGAGGCCGTGTACGAAGAGAAAAACCGGGGCCTCGACAGCGACTTCCGCAAGGAGCTGGAGATGCTCAACCGTAACCTCTACCAAAAGCACGAGTACGGTACGCAGACCACCATCGGGACGATTGAGCACCTGCAGAACCCGTCCATCACGGAAATCAAGAAGTACTTCGGGCAGTATTACGTGCCCAACAACGTAGCACTGTGCCTCTCCGGCGACCTGGATTACGACCAGACCATCCGCATCATTGACCAGTACTTTGGCAAGCTGCAAAGCAAGCCGGTACCGGCCTACACACCCGCCAAGGAAGCGCCCATCACCGCGCCCATTGTAAAGGAAGTAATTGGTCCCGATGCGGAGAACGTGATGCTGGGCTACCGCTTTCCCGGCGTGGCAACCCGCGACGCGCTGGTATTGCGCATGCTGGACAAGATCCTGACCAACGGCCAGGCCGGCCTCATCGACCTGAACCTAAATCAGAAGCAGGTGGTGCTAAGTGCCGCTTCCTTCACCGACATCAACAACGACTACTCCTCGCATATTTTGTACGCCACGCCGCGCCAGGGTCAAAAGCTGGAGCAAGTACGCGACCTGCTGCTAGGCCAGTTGGAGAAGGTGAAGAAGGGCGACTTCCCGGAGTGGCTGATTCCGGCCATCATCAACAACGAACAGCTGCAGCGCACCAAGAGCTACGAGAGCAATGAGGCCCGCGCCGGCGCGTTCGTAGAGGCCTTCGTGGCCCGCGAAGATTGGAAAGACTACCTGAAACAGTTCGACGATTTCGCGACCATCACGAAAGAGGAAGTGGTACGCGTAGCCAACCAATACTACGGCCCTAGCTACGTGGCCGTGTACAAGCGCACCGGCCAAGACCCCAACAAGGTGAAAGTGGTGAAGCCGGCCATTACGCCGGTACCCGTGAACCGCGAGGTGGCCTCCGACTTCTACAAGCAGGTTACCAGCATGACCTCGCCGGAGCTGCAGCCCGTGTTCCTTGATTACAAGAAGGATATTCAGGAAACCAAATTGGCCTCGGGCGTGCCGGTGTTCTACACCCGCAATGCCGAGAATAACCTGTTCAACCTGTATTACGTGCTCGATATGGGCACGAACAACGACCCGCGCCTGGGCCTGGCCGCCGACTACCTGCAGTACCTGGGTACCGGCAAGTACAGCGCCGAGCAGCTGCAGCAAGAGTTCTACAAGTTGGGTTGCTCGTTTGCTGTGAGCAGCGGGCAGGACCGAATTTTCGTGAGCCTGAGTGGCCTAGACAGCAACTTTGAGCCGGCTTTGCAGTTATTCGAGAGCCTGCTGAACGCACCCAAGCCCGACGCTGCCGCCCTACAGAACATGGTGGCCGGTGAATTGAAGTCGCGCCAGGATGCGAAGCTGAACAAGGGCGTGATTCTGAATCAGGCCATGCTGAACTACGCGAAGTATGGCTCGAAGAACCCCTTCACTAGCCGCCTTAGCGAGAAAGAGCTAAAGGCCCTGAAGCCCGAGCAACTGACTTCGCTCATCAAGCAGATTCCGACCTACCAGCACCGCGTGCTGTACTACGGACCACGTTGGGTTGTTGAGGCAAATGAGCTTCCTGTCAAGGAAAAAGACCCTATGACGGGTAAAGAAACTAACGTAGTTAAGCAGCCAATTACGTCTAGTGGCCCGAAACGGGGCTTAGTTTCTGTTCTTGATCAACTACATAAAACTCCCGCCACGCTCAAGCCAGTTCCGGCTAACAAGGACTTCGCGGAGCAACCCATGAACTCGCGCAAGGTTTATTGGGTGGATTACAACATGGTACAGGCGGAAATCCTGTTCCTGACCAAGGGTGATATCTACGATAAGAACATTGTACCGACGGTGAGCCTGTACAACGAGTACTTCGGGGGCAGCATGGGCAGCATTGTGTTCCAGGAGCTGCGCGAGTCGAAGGCCCTGGCCTACTCCGCATCTTCGCGCTACGCCAATGCCGACAAGCTGGGCCGCAGCAGCTACAACCTCAGCTACATTGGCACCCAGAGCGACAAGCTGCCCGAGGCCATGGCCGGCATGGAAGCCCTGTTGAACGATATGCCCGTGGCTGAGGCCAACCTGCAGATTGCCAAGAATGCCATCCGCAACAGCATTGCCACGGAGCGCATCACCAAGTCGGATGTGCTATTCAACTACGAGCGGGCCAAGCGCTTGGGCCTCGATTACGACGTGCGCCGCGACGTGTATGAGAAGACCCAGAACATGAGCTTCTCCGATCTGCAGAAGTTTCAGCAGGCGAAAGTGAAGGGCCAGAACCAGACCATCTTGGTTATTGGCTCTAAAGACCGTCTCAATTTCAAGGAACTGGCCAAGTATGGCCAAGTTGAACAACTCACGCTGAAAGAGATTTTCGGCTACTAA
- a CDS encoding helix-turn-helix transcriptional regulator, whose translation MFRLRTTDFLRLNQAIALVYTELEPTTLFGRLSEAAARATRAETARFNGDNPDGLIGHLGAFPEARFLALPSPSLAAHLPNHPLFPTIMGQNYAQPLRSTTVAPLSSSTSTALHKEFYRPLAITHQLVVGLPVMHYGKIICAVTRSHRDFTATDKTLLQLLVPHFQAAVRLSQTLHALRQQVPPVAPPATPELTPRESVILGHLMRGLPDKEISRVCGISPRTVQNHLQNIYAKLEVDNRTAALCRVLGMAG comes from the coding sequence ATGTTTCGTCTCCGCACCACTGATTTTCTGCGTCTCAATCAGGCTATTGCTCTCGTCTATACTGAGCTTGAGCCAACAACATTGTTCGGCCGGCTTTCCGAAGCGGCGGCGCGGGCCACCCGGGCAGAAACGGCCCGCTTTAATGGAGATAATCCCGACGGGCTCATAGGCCACCTGGGAGCTTTCCCAGAAGCCAGGTTTCTGGCGCTGCCATCACCTAGCCTAGCGGCGCACTTACCGAACCACCCCTTATTTCCAACCATTATGGGGCAGAACTATGCCCAGCCCCTGCGCAGCACTACTGTGGCGCCGCTGAGCAGTTCTACAAGCACTGCCCTGCACAAAGAATTTTATCGGCCACTGGCTATTACGCATCAGTTAGTGGTGGGCCTACCGGTGATGCACTACGGCAAGATTATCTGCGCCGTGACTCGTTCTCACCGCGACTTCACAGCCACTGATAAGACTTTATTACAGCTCTTGGTACCCCACTTTCAGGCAGCCGTACGCCTAAGCCAAACGCTGCACGCACTACGACAGCAAGTGCCCCCAGTAGCCCCACCTGCTACGCCGGAGCTTACTCCGCGTGAATCAGTAATTCTAGGCCACTTGATGCGCGGCCTGCCCGACAAGGAAATCAGCCGGGTGTGCGGCATTAGCCCCCGGACGGTGCAGAACCATTTGCAGAACATTTACGCCAAGCTGGAGGTGGATAACCGCACGGCCGCCCTGTGCCGAGTATTGGGCATGGCCGGATAA
- the icd gene encoding NADP-dependent isocitrate dehydrogenase, protein MAEKITIKNGKLNVPDQPIIPFIEGDGTGPDIWAASVRVFDAAVEKAYGGSRQLIWKEVLAGEKAFKQTGNWLPNETLDAFREYLVGIKGPLTTPVGGGIRSLNVALRQELDLYACLRPVRWFEGVPSPVKRPELTDMVIFRENTEDIYAGIEYMNGTPQAQKMLEFLQDEMGVKKIRFPESSSFGIKPVSKEGTERLVRAAIEYAISHNKPSVTIVHKGNIMKFTEGAFKTWGYELAEREFGDKVYTWSQYDKTAAKQGQEVADAQQKAALESGKILIKDSIADAFLQQILLRPAEYSVVATLNLNGDYISDALAAIVGGIGIAPGANINYVTGHAIFEATHGTAPKYANLDKVNPGSVILSGAMMFEHMGWQEAADLIYKGLEAAIASKRVTYDFERLMEGATLLKCSEFGDEIIERM, encoded by the coding sequence ATGGCAGAGAAAATCACCATCAAAAACGGCAAGCTGAACGTTCCTGACCAACCCATCATCCCCTTCATTGAGGGCGACGGCACGGGTCCGGACATTTGGGCAGCTTCCGTACGAGTATTTGACGCAGCAGTAGAGAAAGCATATGGCGGCTCGCGCCAGTTGATTTGGAAAGAGGTACTGGCTGGGGAGAAAGCCTTTAAGCAGACAGGTAACTGGTTGCCCAACGAAACCCTCGACGCTTTCCGTGAATACTTGGTGGGCATCAAAGGCCCCCTGACTACGCCCGTAGGTGGTGGTATCCGCTCACTGAACGTGGCTCTGCGCCAGGAGCTGGACTTGTACGCTTGCCTGCGCCCCGTACGGTGGTTTGAAGGCGTGCCTTCGCCCGTGAAGCGCCCCGAGCTGACCGACATGGTGATCTTCCGTGAGAACACTGAGGACATCTACGCCGGCATTGAGTACATGAACGGTACGCCGCAGGCCCAGAAAATGCTGGAATTCCTGCAGGACGAGATGGGCGTGAAGAAAATCCGCTTCCCCGAGTCGTCTTCGTTCGGCATTAAGCCCGTTTCGAAGGAAGGCACCGAGCGGTTGGTGCGCGCAGCTATTGAGTACGCCATTTCGCACAACAAGCCTTCGGTGACCATCGTGCACAAGGGCAACATTATGAAGTTCACCGAGGGTGCCTTCAAAACCTGGGGTTACGAGTTAGCGGAGCGTGAGTTCGGCGACAAAGTATACACCTGGAGCCAGTACGACAAAACCGCTGCTAAGCAAGGCCAGGAAGTAGCCGATGCGCAGCAGAAAGCAGCCCTGGAAAGCGGCAAGATCCTCATCAAGGACAGCATTGCCGACGCCTTCCTGCAGCAGATTCTGCTCCGCCCCGCTGAATACTCGGTAGTAGCCACCCTGAACCTGAACGGTGACTACATCTCCGACGCACTGGCCGCCATCGTGGGTGGTATCGGTATTGCGCCCGGTGCTAACATCAACTACGTAACCGGCCACGCCATCTTCGAAGCTACGCACGGCACCGCGCCTAAGTACGCTAACCTCGATAAGGTGAACCCCGGCTCGGTTATCCTCTCCGGTGCCATGATGTTCGAGCACATGGGCTGGCAGGAAGCCGCCGACCTGATCTACAAAGGCCTAGAGGCCGCCATCGCCTCGAAGCGCGTGACCTACGACTTCGAGCGTCTGATGGAAGGTGCTACCCTGCTGAAGTGCTCAGAGTTCGGCGACGAGATTATCGAGCGCATGTAG
- the dnaX gene encoding DNA polymerase III subunit gamma/tau, with translation MENFVVSARKYRPATFRSVVGQQHVTTTLQNAIASQHLAQAFLFCGPRGVGKTTCARILAKTINCEFVEEHVRKGRPVSELLQVQPDIVPEVLQQAPDPDNTPFELEACGKCSSCRAFQENASFNVHELDAASNNSVEDIRSLVEQVRYAPQQGRFKVYIIDEVHMLSNAAFNAFLKTLEEPPSYAIFILATTERHKIIPTILSRCQIFDFNRIRVDDIRGHLRYVATQEHIKAEDDALHLLAQKADGGLRDALSMFDQMVTFSGHDLRYKDVVQNLHILDYEYYFRLVDALLTENLSQTLLLLEEVVQNGFDLHNFVVGAAEHLRGLLVCKDPVTVQLLEVSDNIRARYVQQAQAAPLAFLLSALNLVSQCDREFKQAKNQRLHVELMLMKLAYLNGAVQFARDMGAGPSANAQPASASNGEAKKKSSVAPAAAPAPDGLLSTNGTAEMAAPYASANGSGTASPATPASPTPEPARPLAHAPADPEPIVPVESGVEELHSTPSIENEAATAPPTTQKLRDTVPHVEIGQPSVAGHEPGQTPVTAAPLPPPRPGLPTGKPIGLGSKIPGLGSLNALKAQMEQQAAGKAALVDTEPTGPTTGLAPINDEVLQRVWAELLEERKQNSMSEYSVLNRPVRANEQHVILLRVDNPVQEDQFNEFRAGFLGELRRRTGYPRLNVQVEISEQVDTGRKLYTSTDKLEYLMEKYPMLSEMKQRLGLDADF, from the coding sequence ATGGAGAATTTCGTTGTTTCGGCCCGGAAATACCGTCCCGCTACGTTTCGCAGCGTAGTTGGGCAGCAGCACGTTACCACCACGTTGCAGAACGCTATTGCTAGCCAGCATCTGGCGCAGGCATTTCTGTTTTGTGGTCCGCGCGGGGTGGGCAAAACCACCTGTGCGCGTATTCTGGCCAAGACCATCAACTGCGAGTTTGTAGAGGAGCATGTGCGGAAAGGTCGGCCGGTTTCAGAGCTGCTGCAGGTGCAGCCTGATATTGTACCGGAGGTGCTGCAACAGGCCCCAGACCCGGATAATACGCCCTTCGAGCTGGAGGCTTGCGGCAAATGCAGCTCCTGCCGGGCCTTCCAGGAAAACGCCTCGTTCAACGTGCACGAGCTGGATGCGGCTTCCAACAACTCCGTGGAGGACATCCGCAGTTTGGTGGAGCAGGTGCGCTACGCTCCGCAGCAGGGCCGCTTCAAGGTGTACATCATTGATGAGGTGCACATGCTCTCGAATGCGGCCTTCAACGCCTTCCTCAAAACGCTGGAAGAGCCGCCAAGCTACGCCATCTTCATTCTGGCCACCACTGAGCGGCACAAGATTATCCCCACCATCCTCTCGCGCTGCCAGATCTTCGACTTCAACCGGATTCGGGTAGATGACATTCGGGGGCACCTGCGCTACGTGGCTACCCAGGAACACATAAAAGCTGAGGACGACGCCCTGCACCTGCTGGCCCAAAAGGCCGACGGTGGCCTACGCGACGCCCTGAGCATGTTCGACCAGATGGTGACCTTCTCGGGGCATGATTTGCGCTATAAGGACGTAGTCCAGAACCTGCATATTCTGGATTATGAGTACTACTTCCGGCTGGTTGACGCGCTGCTGACGGAGAACCTGTCGCAGACTCTACTGCTGCTGGAAGAGGTAGTGCAGAATGGCTTCGACCTGCATAATTTTGTGGTGGGTGCTGCCGAGCATTTGCGTGGCCTGCTGGTGTGCAAAGACCCCGTGACGGTGCAGCTGCTGGAGGTGTCCGATAACATTCGGGCGCGCTATGTGCAGCAGGCCCAGGCCGCGCCGCTGGCCTTCCTGCTGTCGGCCCTGAATCTGGTAAGCCAGTGCGACCGGGAGTTTAAGCAGGCCAAAAACCAGCGCCTCCACGTGGAGCTGATGCTGATGAAACTGGCCTACCTGAACGGCGCCGTGCAATTCGCCCGCGACATGGGTGCCGGCCCCTCGGCCAACGCCCAACCCGCCTCAGCCAGCAACGGCGAGGCGAAAAAAAAAAGTAGCGTAGCGCCGGCGGCCGCTCCCGCCCCGGACGGCTTGCTGAGCACTAATGGCACCGCCGAAATGGCCGCGCCCTATGCCTCTGCGAACGGCAGCGGAACGGCCAGCCCGGCCACACCTGCCAGCCCAACGCCTGAACCCGCCAGGCCACTCGCCCACGCTCCCGCCGACCCCGAGCCCATTGTGCCCGTGGAAAGCGGCGTGGAAGAACTGCATAGCACGCCCAGTATTGAGAACGAAGCGGCTACTGCCCCTCCCACTACCCAAAAACTGCGCGATACGGTGCCCCACGTAGAAATTGGGCAGCCCAGCGTAGCTGGTCATGAGCCCGGCCAGACCCCGGTTACGGCCGCGCCCCTGCCGCCGCCCCGCCCCGGCCTGCCCACGGGAAAGCCCATAGGCCTAGGCAGCAAAATCCCGGGCCTCGGCAGTCTCAACGCCCTAAAAGCTCAGATGGAGCAGCAGGCCGCCGGCAAGGCTGCCTTGGTTGACACCGAGCCAACTGGCCCCACAACTGGCCTGGCCCCTATCAATGATGAGGTGTTACAACGGGTGTGGGCTGAGCTACTGGAGGAACGCAAGCAAAACAGCATGAGTGAATACAGCGTGCTCAACCGCCCGGTGCGCGCCAATGAGCAGCATGTTATCCTGCTTCGTGTGGACAATCCTGTGCAGGAAGACCAGTTCAATGAGTTTCGGGCGGGCTTCCTAGGTGAGCTGCGCCGCCGCACCGGTTACCCGCGTCTCAACGTGCAGGTAGAAATAAGCGAGCAGGTAGATACCGGCCGTAAGCTCTACACTTCCACCGATAAGCTGGAATACCTGATGGAGAAATATCCCATGCTCTCTGAGATGAAGCAGCGCTTGGGACTGGATGCCGATTTTTAG
- a CDS encoding DUF3817 domain-containing protein, whose product MLAYLFRTPLGRLRVVGFLEGVSFLVLLGIAMPLKYAFGEPAAVRLVGMAHGVLFVLYVLLVIQVSIERSWSWRKALLALVVSVVPLGTFWAEKKLFQE is encoded by the coding sequence ATGCTTGCTTATTTGTTCCGTACTCCGCTGGGACGCTTACGCGTAGTTGGTTTTCTGGAAGGTGTGTCCTTTTTGGTGTTGCTGGGCATTGCGATGCCCTTAAAATATGCGTTTGGGGAACCAGCGGCCGTACGGCTGGTGGGCATGGCCCACGGCGTGCTGTTTGTGCTGTATGTGCTGCTGGTAATTCAGGTGAGTATAGAGCGTAGCTGGTCGTGGCGCAAGGCCCTGCTGGCGCTGGTGGTATCGGTGGTGCCGCTTGGCACGTTCTGGGCTGAGAAGAAGCTCTTTCAGGAGTAG
- a CDS encoding serine hydrolase, translating into MKQYTRTTWLSRVTTVLLLLLSGYGQAQAQTPADTLDAFLEARMRQQRIPGLQLAVVQKGRVLKLGQYGLANLQDSLPVTQQTRFTINSITKAFVGVAVMQLVEAGMLDLAAPTSRYLSGLPAAWQPVTVRQLLTHTSGLPDIMSDDDMVTEATASAAWAAVQAKPMDFQPGEKFAYNQTNYVLLGKIIDKLSGQPFAQFIQERQLNVVGMPRTMFGDAHDVVPHAARGYTFFHMVDGKMGRSKELRNVFETFPPFLRTAAGLNSTAEELARWVIALQQGKMLKAASLPILWTPGVLNNGTHRGFSGYLNGYALGWPTISRPEHPAVAPVGGGRNALFVYPQDELAIIVLTNLQGANPDNFIDEIAAHYLLDMRATAGFGLPPTILALHQELRKRGFAQATALVKQEKKKNPKYQLPEDEVNAWGYRLLSQGKPQDALEVFKLNVGLYPQSANTYDSLAETYAELGNKELATKNYQRSLALNPKNTSAAEYLKKLGQ; encoded by the coding sequence ATGAAACAATACACACGCACTACTTGGCTCAGCCGGGTGACAACAGTTCTGCTGCTGCTACTAAGTGGGTACGGACAAGCCCAAGCGCAAACCCCCGCCGATACGCTCGATGCTTTCCTGGAGGCGCGCATGCGGCAGCAGCGGATACCTGGCCTACAACTGGCTGTTGTGCAGAAAGGCAGAGTCCTGAAGCTAGGCCAGTATGGCCTGGCCAATCTTCAGGACTCGCTGCCCGTGACCCAACAAACCCGCTTCACCATCAACTCCATCACCAAGGCCTTCGTGGGCGTGGCCGTAATGCAGTTGGTAGAAGCCGGGATGCTTGACCTGGCAGCTCCCACCTCGCGCTACCTGAGTGGACTACCCGCAGCGTGGCAACCCGTAACCGTCCGGCAGCTGCTTACCCATACCTCCGGCCTACCCGATATTATGTCTGATGACGATATGGTGACGGAAGCAACTGCCAGCGCCGCCTGGGCGGCTGTCCAGGCTAAGCCCATGGACTTTCAGCCGGGCGAAAAGTTCGCCTACAACCAAACCAATTACGTTCTGCTGGGCAAAATCATTGATAAGCTCAGTGGGCAGCCCTTTGCGCAGTTTATTCAGGAGCGCCAGCTCAACGTGGTTGGGATGCCGCGCACCATGTTTGGCGATGCGCACGATGTGGTGCCCCACGCCGCCCGGGGCTATACTTTCTTCCACATGGTAGATGGGAAGATGGGCCGCTCCAAAGAGCTGCGGAATGTGTTTGAGACGTTTCCGCCTTTTCTGCGCACCGCCGCTGGTCTAAACTCTACCGCTGAGGAACTGGCCCGCTGGGTAATTGCCCTGCAACAGGGGAAAATGCTGAAAGCCGCTAGTTTGCCCATTCTCTGGACGCCAGGCGTTCTGAACAATGGTACCCACCGGGGCTTTAGCGGCTACCTGAACGGCTATGCGCTGGGGTGGCCTACCATCTCCCGCCCCGAGCACCCGGCCGTGGCGCCGGTAGGAGGGGGCCGCAACGCTCTGTTTGTGTACCCCCAGGATGAGTTGGCCATCATCGTCCTGACGAACCTGCAGGGTGCCAACCCCGACAACTTCATAGATGAAATTGCTGCCCACTACCTCCTCGACATGCGCGCCACTGCCGGCTTCGGCCTGCCGCCCACCATCCTGGCCCTGCACCAAGAGCTGCGCAAGCGCGGCTTCGCGCAAGCTACCGCCTTGGTGAAGCAGGAAAAGAAAAAGAACCCCAAGTATCAACTTCCCGAGGACGAGGTAAACGCCTGGGGTTACCGCCTCCTGAGCCAAGGCAAGCCCCAAGACGCGCTGGAAGTGTTCAAGCTCAACGTAGGCCTCTACCCCCAAAGTGCTAACACCTACGACAGCCTCGCCGAAACTTATGCTGAACTTGGCAACAAAGAGCTAGCCACCAAAAACTACCAACGCTCCTTAGCCCTCAACCCCAAAAACACCAGCGCCGCAGAGTATCTGAAGAAGTTAGGGCAGTAG